GATCTTCACCGGGAAGCAACTGAGCGTCCAGCCGCTCGGCGGCAGGGCGGCGAGGTTCGTCAGCTTTTCGATCTGGTAATAGGGTTTGATCCGCCCGGCCTTGTGGCCTTCCCAGATGATCGATGGATCGCGCGTCTCGGCCCAGCGGCGCGCGGTGTGGCTGAACGGCGCGTCCCAGCTCCATGCGTCGGTGCCGACAACCTTGACGCCGCGTTCGGTGAGATAGAGCGTCGCTTCGGCGCCCATGCCGCAACCCTGATCGGTGAAATTGTCGGTGCCGTAGATCGCGCCCGACTGGACGAGCACGATATCGAGCGGCTGGAGGTCGTGCCCGATCCGCGCGAGTTCGGTTTCCACCTCGGCGCCGCTGACGACGTGGCCCGCCGGACGGTCGGAGAAATCGAGCTTCACGCCGGGACGAAAGAACAGATCGAGCGGCGCCTCGTCGATGCTCGGCGCGGCGCTCGCGCCGCTGTCGGTGGTCGAATGGAAATGCCAGGGCGCATCCATGTGGGTGCCGTTATGGGTGCTGAGCGTCAGGCTTTCGACCGCCCAGCCTTCGCCGTCGGGCAGGTCGGCCTTCGTCAGACCCGGAAAGAACATCGCGATCTGCCCCCACGTGTTTTCGTGGGTCATGTAAGTGATCTGCGGGCGCATCACCGGCGGGTCGGAGACGACATGGTTGGTGATCGGGATCGAGAGGTCGATAAACTGCATGGGGTGCAGTCTGCCACCGGAATGACGCTACGCCAAGAAGGCTTGCGCGGCGATGCGCGGCGGCTAGAGATGGCGCAAAGCCCGCATCCGGTTGGGATGGGGGCAGGGGAGAATTTATGACCGACGCAGCCGCCGTCGCCGATCATGGCGCGGTTTACCAGCCGAC
The Sphingopyxis macrogoltabida genome window above contains:
- a CDS encoding cyclase family protein, with translation MQFIDLSIPITNHVVSDPPVMRPQITYMTHENTWGQIAMFFPGLTKADLPDGEGWAVESLTLSTHNGTHMDAPWHFHSTTDSGASAAPSIDEAPLDLFFRPGVKLDFSDRPAGHVVSGAEVETELARIGHDLQPLDIVLVQSGAIYGTDNFTDQGCGMGAEATLYLTERGVKVVGTDAWSWDAPFSHTARRWAETRDPSIIWEGHKAGRIKPYYQIEKLTNLAALPPSGWTLSCFPVKIERASAGWIRAVALIEA